The Sulfolobus islandicus Y.N.15.51 sequence CTTGTATTCCTTGAGTTTGTTGGATATTCTCTCGGCAACCCGATTCATTACGATCTCACTATACGGTATTCCCTTGGCTGCTAACACGGCCTTGACTTGACTTGGAGTCATGCCTGATAGAACGAGCTGCTGGAGGAAGTCCTCGTAATCTGGGCTGGTCCTCTCGTACTTCTCCGGAAGGATCTTGGGTCTGAAGCCACCCTTTCTGGTTCTCGGTACTCTGAGTCTTAATACTCCGTCTCCGGTTCCCAGATATCTGAAGTAGGTCCCGTTCTTGTGGTCGTCCTCAACTTCTAGGTAGGCTTCCCTCTCTTCCATCATGGCCTCTTGCAAGATTATCTCCTCTATTTCCCTTAGGCTAACTCCTTCTTTGATTGCCTTTCTTATCTTTTCTCTTATTTCTTCCATTACCTTCATGGTATTACTCTCCCTTATGGTATTACCCCTTCCGGGGTTATTTTTACTTTTTGTCATTATTTTTCACCTTTTGCTACCACAACTATAACTGGTAGCCCCTTCATTTCACAGTTTAAGTATATAGTTGCTGTGCCTGTTGGGGATGTTAAGGTGTTTGAGGAGTTTGACGGGGATTACACAACTAATAGTAAGAGGCATAGGAGGGATGAGCAGGTCAAGTTCAGGCTTCTCGTGTACAGCAAGGAAGAAGTGAGGAGAAAGAGTCTTGTTTATTTTGCTAGGGCTACTAATCTAGACCTATCCAAGAGGGAAGTGTTGGATTTGTATAATAAGGTAAGGGGTCCCATAGAGACCTCTTATAGGAACATTAAGGCTTTTCTTCCATTTACTGGTTCTACTAAGTTTGTTTTTCGCACGTTGATCTTCGTGCTGGCCGTGGCCTTCTACTCCCTGTACACCGTGTTCAAGGGGGAGGTGGGGAGAGAGGAGTTTAGATTATTATTAATTCTTTTATTTCCTGATTTATTCAATCCAGAGAATTTTACATTTAATGTAATTGAAACACTTATTTACACTATAGATTTATTTTTAAGGAGGTGATTTTGGGTCTACCGTGTTCGGTAGACCCAAAATCATATTAGAAAAAATATTTCTAGTAGGATAATATCGAATTTATAAAAGATAAAGAAATTTATAAGAGTATAAAGAATTCAATTGAAGAAAGGGTTTAAGGTGAGGGAGATGTGGTATTACCACGTGAGTAAGTGAGATGGTAACACCCGGTCTCCCTCACCAAACATTCAACAAATAGGATATAAATTACTTTCCATGTTGAACTTCCAAGGGGAAAAGGTAGAGAAGGTAGCGAAAACTCTCATCCCCGCGTGTTTGTGGAACGACTCTGTAGAGAACAAGTCCAGAGCGTATGACGTATCCCCACAGACCGTGAGGAATTACGTAGTGAAACAAGGGATGGAAGTGATTGAAAAGCTATTGGAAAGAGCTAGGAAAATATCCTTGGAGATATTAAAGGGGGTAAAGGAGATAGATCTTTCAATAGACTGGACAACCAAGACGTGGTATGGGAAACCAGTGAAAGGGAGCTCTGAAAAAGGAAACTCGTGGAACTACGCAACAACCAAGTATAAGGGGAAAGTACTTTTACTTGCCTTTATTCCGCAAGTGAACGGTATGACTAAGGACGAGATAGTGAAGGTTCTTGTGGAGCAAGTAATGGCAATGGGATTCAAGATAAGGTTGATGACTCTTGACGCTGGTTTCTACACAGTTGATGTGCTCAATTTCATTTCACAGTTTAAGTATATAGTTGCTGTGCCTGTTGGGGATGTTAAGGTTTATGAGGAGTTTGACGGAGAGTATATGACAAATAGTAAGAGGCATAGGAGGGATGGGCAGGTCAAGTTCAGGCTCCTCGTGTACAGCAAGGAAAAAGTGAGGAGAAAGAGTCTTGTTTATTTTGCTAGGGCTACTAATCTAGACCTATCCAAGAGGGAAGTGTTGGATTTGTACAATAAGGTAAGAGGTCCCATAGAGACCTCTTATAGGAACATTAAGGCTTTTCTTCCATTTACTGGTTCTACTAAGTTTGTTTTTCGCACGTTGATCTTCGTGCTGGCCCTTGTACTCTACTCCTTATATACCATATTCAAGGGGGAGGTGGGGAGAGAGGAGTTTAGATTATTATTAATTCTTTTATTTCCTGATTTATTCAATCCAGAGAATTTTACATTTAATATAATTGAAACACTTATTTACACTATAGATTTATTTTTAAGGAGGTGATTTTGGGTCTACCGTGTTAGGAGAGGACGTAACGTATTGGGGGGCAGTGTTTGGATTTACAATGGGTTTATTTGAGAAGTTCGATAGAAAAAGGGTTTTCGACACGCCAATAGCAGAGCAAACTTTTATGGGAATGGCAGTAGGCGCAGCAGCTGCTGGCTTACATCCAGTAGTTTCCTTGATGTTCGTTGATTTCTTAGGAGCTGGATTCGATCAAATGTACAACCATATGGCCAAAAATTACTATATGAGTGGTGGACAATTCCCAATGCCAGTAACTATAATAACAGCAATAGGAGGAGGGTATGGAGATTCATCTCAGCATTCTCAAGTGTTATACAGTTTGTTTGCCCACTTACCTGGATTTAAGGTTGTAGTACCATCAACGCCATACGATGCTAAAGGTTTAGTAACTAAGGCGTTAAGGGATCCAAATCCCATCGTAGTGTTTGGGCATAAATTATTAACTGGATTACCGTTCTTACCCTTTGAGGGTACAGAGGAGGAAGTCCCAGATGAGCCTTATGAGGTTGAGTTTGGTAAGGCTGCTTTAAGAAGAGAAGGTAATGACTTAACAATAATTTCCGCAGGATTAATGGTTCATAGGAGTTTGAGGGCTGCTGAAATGCTTCAACAGGATGGAATTTCGGCTGAGGTAATTGATTTAAGAACATTAATACCTTTAGATGAGGAGACTATAGTTAAGTCTGCAAAGAAAACTGGAAGGGTTTTGATAGTGGATGAGGATTATATGAGTTATGGAATGACGGGAGAAGTAGCGTTTAGAATCCAAGCTAAAGCATTAAAGGACCTTAAGGTACCAATTGGTAGGTTAGCAGTTCCAGATGTTCCAATACCCTTCTCTGAACCATTAGAGAACGCTGTAATACCTAGTATTAAGAGAATATATAATGAGGCGAGGAAGTTATATCAGGGAAGTTAACGTTAATCATTCTTTTTCTTTTAAAAAACTTTTATAGTATTAAGTTCAATATAAATAGTAGTGGGAAAGCAAGTGCTATCATATGAGTATATATTAAGAGTAGATGAAAAGGGAAGGATTATGATTCCAAAAGAAGTAAGGGATAAGCTAAAGATTTTCAATTCAGTTAGACTAATTGTAAATGAGAGTGGTGAAATTATTATAAAGAAAATGGAGAGAAATATAGAGAAATATGCTGGATATTTTAGAGTTGACTGGAGTAAACTTGCAGGAATGGATATCGATAAAATATTGGATGAGGCGTTGAGAGAGAGGAGTGAAAAGTGGTTAAGAGATATTTTGACGTGAACGTTTTCTTATATTTTCTAACTAATCATCCTAATTATTTTCAAAGGGCAAAAGAATGGTTTCAAAATACAAATGAAATTTACACAGGAGAAATTACCATTATCAATTAATTGTAATATTGAAAAAGCTAACAGGTAAAAGCGATGAGGAAATATTAAACGTGTTATCTTCTTTCTTCCGAGACGCCGAAATAAATTTAGATCACTTAGAGACTAGTGATTTGGAAAAGGTAAGAGAAATCGTGGAAAAGTTCAAATTGGACTTTGAAGACGCAATACATTTCTTTTATCGCAAAAGATTGGTGAGTTAATTAGCAATGATAGGAATATGCAAAGAATTGGCGCTAGATTCTAGCCATGATGAAAAATAATTTAATTTTGATTTCACGTTAATAATAGATGATTTACGTATTTAAAGGCTTATCGGGTTACATTATCCTTTTTCTCCTCATGATTGGTGAGGGATTAGGACTGCCTTTACCTAGTGAAGTTATAATGCCGTTGGTAGGTTATTATTCATACTTGGGTAGTATATCCTTATATATAGCTATAATAGTAGGTACTTTGGGTAGTCTAGTTGGCTCTATAATAGCATACGTAATAGGTTATAATCTAGGCTTACCATTCCTAAAGAGATATGGGAAGTACATTTTAATAGATGAGGGTAAAATAGAGGCGTTACATAATTGGTTTTTGAGATATGGTGATATTGCTGTATTTGGATTTAGGTTCGTACCGGGATTGAGGGCTCTCATATCGTATCCTGCGGGGATAGGGCAAATGAAAATTCCTAAATTTCTAGGATTTACTTTTTTGGGGCACACTATTTGGGACATTGTGCTTTCCCTAGTAGGTTACGAGTTAGCTAACCAGATTAATTTTGTTGTAACACTAGCTGAGAAATTTGGGAACTATATACTAATCGTTGTAGTTATAATAATTGTAATTTATATTCTGGTAAGAGTATTACGCAATAGACAGTAAACTTAAATTATTTTAATTTATTAATAAATTAAGTTAATCTTTTACATAAAAGTTTTTATATATGTTCCTATAAGTTAATTGTTAGGTGATAAATATGGCGAAATCTACTACCACAAAGGTTGGAAGTGCAATAGGAAGAACGATAGTTTATATAATTCTTTATGTCACTGTAAGCGCGATAGTTAAGTTCCTAATTGAGGTGTTATTACCATCAGTTCACTTAAACGCCGTGAGTTATGAATCGTACATACAGATATTATTGGCACTGGCATTTGGTTACCTAATTGTCTCCGGAATTTCTCTAATATTCTATTATTCCCTATTGCCAAAGTACGGTCATCCAACAGCTACTGCGGTAAGGAATGTTATGAGAATTATTGGAATTGGGGCACTAGTAGCTGCGATAGCAGGTGCAGTAGCTGGTGGAGCAGCCGGTGTTGCATTGGGCGGTTTCATAGGTATAGTAATAGGCTTTGCATCACAACAAGTATTGGGTCAAGCAGTCGCTGGAATGTTCCTATTAATAGCTAGACCGTTTAAGATAAATGATAATGTTAATCTAGTGGGCGAAGATGGAATAGTTGAGGATGTTAGTACGTTATTTACGACTGTCATAAAATCGGATGGGACTAAGGTACTCATACCCAATAACGCCATAATAGGGAATAAGATTTATTTGAAACCTGTTCAACAACAGCAAAAGAGTTCTTAGTTTAAAACTTGGAAAAATAATTTTTCTCAATTTTAGTATCTTTTGTATTATAATTCCCTCTATTATTGAAACTACTATTTTAGCTTTCATGAAACCGTAGAACAGATCATCAGTTATATTGCAGTTTAAAAGGAGTCGTAGCGGGATTTGAACTCGGGACCTCTGCCCTTACCAGGACTTATGTAGTTACATTCCTTCATTCTATACAACATGTTCATGTTACACCTGAGTATATTTAAACCATAAACGCCATTGTATAACATTAGTAAAATAACTCATATAATTTGTTATTACTCACTTTGGCAAAGCTTTCCCCCCAAACTTGTGTATAGCTTGTCATATGCGACAAACTAAAATGTAAGAAATTTGTCATATGTAACAAATTTATATTAGCAGAAGAATTATACTATATTATGAATGATGAGGAACTCCTTAAGATAATGTCAGAGTGGAACTTTTGGGGAAAGGAAAAACCCAAAGTAGGAATAGAGAGGGAATGTTATGTAGAGAGAATAATAAAACTATTAAATAGCGTGAAAGTCATAGCTATTTCTGGGGTTAGAAGAGCTGGAAAATCCTTTATTGTAAGAGAAGTATTAAACAGACTAATAAATAATGGAGTAAACCCAGAAGACACTTTGATTATAAGGCTCGATGACGAAAGATTGTTAAACCTTAACTATGAGTTACTTCTGAAGATATATAACCTTTATCTAACTTACGTAAAAAAAGATAAGAGTAAACCAACTTATCTAGTGCTTGATGAAGCTCAAGAGGTTGAAGGTTGGGAAAGGTTCGTTAGAGGTTTAGAAGAAAGATGCGAAGCTAAAATAGTTGTTACGGGATCATCAGCAAAACTGTTAAGCTCGGAATTTACAACCCTACTTTCCGGTAGGCATGTTGAAGTTAGAGTTACTCCTCTATCTTTCCTTGAAGTGCTGGAATTTAAAGGGATAAAAATAAAAGGTGTGCTGGAACTCGCTGAAAACATAGATAGGATAGGGAAAGAATTGGTAGAAGTGATGAATTATGGTGGATTTCCGGATGTTGTGCTTAATCCCGAAGTGAGGGCTGAGCTCGTTCATTCTTATTTTGACACTATTATTGTAAAAGATGTCGTTAATAGGTATAAGCTTAGAAGGGAGGATAAGATAAGGACTCTTGCAAAGTTCTACGTTTCTTCATCTGCCTCTAAAATAACTTACAATAGCGTATCAAAGTTCCTTAAAATCCCAGTAAAGACCGTTGAGAGGTATTCAGAATATCTTGAAAAGTCGTTTCTGGTCTTTTTCCTAAAAAACTATTCGATATCTCCAAAGGCGGTAGAGAATTCACCTAGGAAGGTTTACGTAATAGACAACGGCTTTCTGAAGTACTTTTCTACTGCATCTCTCGGGAGAATATTTGAAACACTGATAGTTCAACATCTGTATAGATATGCGGTAAGAAGATTTTATGAACTGTACTATTGGTCTTCTGAGGACTCGGAAATTGACGTTATTTTAAAGAGCGGAAAGAAGATTCTGCCTATACAGATAACTTATGAACTAAATGATGAAAATGAGGAGAGGGAGTTAAAGAGTTTAAAGAAGTTTAAGAAATATGCTAATTATGATAATTCGCTTGTGATTACGTTTGAGCAGGAGATAGAGATAGAAGGAATTAAAGTTCTCCCCGCATATAAGTTCCTTTTGAATCTGGAGGATTTGTTGGACTCTTTGATAAGCTGACATTTGGAAAAAACAGAGAATGATAGTCTTTTTTATACTTGCTCAAGTTATAAAGGGAAAGGTAAAATTGGATAATGATCACGTATGAGCTCATAACTTATGAGTTGACTTATACTGATGTTAACCTTTAAAGTCTGAGGAAGTAAAATATAAGTTTAATCTTAATGCAATAACATACTTAGAATTAGATAAAATTGAGGTCTAAGAACTTTCCGGCGTTCAGTAATAAATATTTCGGTTGAACTTCAAGCATAGTGTCAACTAAGATTGCCACGTGAATTGAAAGGATTCACGTGGCGATTTTGGGTCACTTGGGCTCATAAGGCTTATTATTATACCAAACGCTCCACACAACCTTAGCCAACTTTCTCGCCAAGGCAGTGTATAACTTCCTACCGTGAAGCTTATCCTTGTGAGACTCGTAAAACCTCAATAAGGTCGGGTTCTTTGAACAGTTCATCTGCGCAAGAAAGTAGAAAAGGCTGCGCAAATACTTGTTACCCCTCCTTGAGATTCCCTTACTTACCACCGCCTTACCGCTCCTCTCCACTACCGGATCTAGACCGCAATAAGCTACGAAAGACTCAGGCTTAGGGAAGCGCCTAATATCACCTACAACGCCAATGATTATCCCTGCAGCAAGCTTCCCAACTCCCGGAATCGTCAGTAGGACGTGGTCTTCCGGTACTTGGCTCTCTATCATCTCCTTGACCTCTTTTAACTTCTCTTGCGTCTCAAAGAGGGCCTTAGCCAGTATTTTGACTTCTTCAAGTACTATTGGCGTGTATTCAAGTTGGTAGAGTACTTCTTGTGCGAAGTCTCCGCTTGCTAGTCTTTCCAATCTCTCCTTGTTTATCTTGTCGTTGTCGCTTACTAGGAATAGTGCTCTCTTTAGTCTGTTCTTTTGTTTTACTTCCATGTCCTTTAAGAACAGGTATAGAGTTACGAGTTCTCTAAGGACGTTATACTCGTACTCCTTTGCCTTGTCGACCATGTTTTCTAATTTTTCTGCGTCGTAAAAATCTGTTTTCTTTTCCCTGAAGTCCTTTTCCCTTGATAGCACGTTTGGGCTTACTTGTAGTACTCTTATTCCTTTTTCCTTGAAGTATTGGGAAGGCTTTATTGAGTATACTCCGGTGGGCTCTAGGACTATCGTGCAAGGCTTCATATCGAGGATTTTCTCATAGCCTTTTAGGTTGTTCTCGTATTTTCCTCCCCTGCTCGTGATTAAATTATCTTTTGACACGTCTATTCCTAGGACCCCTACCTCCTTGTCACACCTATATGGGTGGATTTTCCCACAATGTTCAGTCCGACAGTAGGGGTCGGTCACGCCGGAAACCGAAGACTTAGCTTCAGAAATACTACCGACCATACTCCCAACCCTAGGAGTATTACTCTTTACTCTCTAGAGCTAATAAAACCTATATAGGTATTCAGTGAGAGAGAGGAAAATTGATTATTGATAACTTGATCCGGTATTATTGAAAAAGTCTTTAAAGTACCGTTATAGTAATAAACGTAAAGTTGGTTTGAAGCGGGTAAGTACCAGAACCCTAAACCTATTTGTTGCCCAACACTGATTGAGCCCACAGACACGTTTAACTGTTTCACACCGTCAAAGTATACGAATATTCTATACGTTGGGAAACTCCCTTTTTCCAGATAAACTACAATCCCATCAGAGGCGTAAGGTAATGCGGATGCATAGCTACCCGTAAACCCTGAAGGGAAATTTACACCGTAGCCTATGGCGATTGAACCGTAGGATCCCGTATTGCTTGAGGACGCCAATAACCATGTGACGTTTAGAGCGATTTGTGATGATGAAAGAGAAAGAGATACGTTATTTGAAATGTACTCTTGGTTCGGCAAAACTTGAAGGTAGTAAGTGTTGTATATCGAAACGTAAGTTGGGTTAAGCCATGGAAGGTTCAGCAAACTAGAACCCGTTTGGCTCACTGTAACGAGTTGTGTAGAAGATGGCTGAACAACAATATTCTCTGAGTACGTAGAGTAGCTAGCCCCACCACCCCAACCGAAACGTGCTATTAATCCGTTTGTTGGTAAGAAGAAGATAGGTAAGAGTAAGAGGGTTAGTAGTAGTAAAGATGGGCCCCACTTCATTAAGCGATAAAAAATTATGTGGCTTTATAAAGGGCTAAACTACTTCCGAGTGTAGCGGCGTATTTTGCTTATCAAACCATTCCTAAGCTCAGGTGAAAAGTAAAAAGTTAACACAGTAGCTACAATACCCGCCACTATAATGAACTCTGGTATATATTGTACATACCATGGTGGTGGTGGTTGATTTACTACTATTGCGGGTTGTTGAGATATTTGAACTGAGGGTGAGGGTGGGGGTGAGATGCATAAAGAAGGAAAGTAAATCTTCATAATCCATCTAATTTAAAAAGGAAAAAAGCAATAAAAAAGATTTTCCTTATAGCCCATATGTAGTTTGACCAGCTCCCGGATAGTAAAATTGGTATAGGTAATCCCATCCGCCATTATTATTAGCCCATCCGTTATATATCTGAGCCTGAGCTACATTGTAAGTTGATGGTTCGTTAAGAGTATAAACGTCTGCATACATATTACCTACGGGATTATTACTAGGCCCAATATGCTCATTGCCATCAGAACCGACATATGAGAAAGTGAAGTGGATCATTCCACCAGATACATATGGTAACTCAGCATAAGGCCCGGAAGTTGAAAATGAAGGTGCTTCGACTATACTCATGGCTGAACCCGTATTAGTCCATGGTATTGATGTATATATTGTTGTAGTCCAATAAGTCCCATTGGCGTAATATACGTAGAGTTGAGCTAGCGCTGTGCCGTTTCCAAGATTTTCTAAGAACACATCCAAATAAGTTGCTTTTCCGGCGGGGACATAGTTTTCATTATTATATACAAGTTGTCCATTTACAATAGTCGTCACAAAATAATTAACTGATACATATGATCCCACATCAATATCAAACCCCGCCTGAATAAAGTTAGTCTGTTCTGAACCAGATGAAGAATCGGTACCGTATCCTATTTGTGCGGGACTTAACCCAATCCATATACTTATATCTTCAGTATATATGTAGTTTGGGTAAGAAATGTAACCTAACGTAAGGTTTCCAACATATATACTTTCACTAGCCCACAGTATGGGCCCCCAGTAGTTTGTAAACCACGATTTCCATTCAACAGAGTAAGCTACACCAGCCCAATTGTCTGAGTTATAAGTATTTACTATTTGACTTGCACCTATCTGACTTGCAGTTATGGCACCGGTAGGTGTTGCCAATATTAGTAACTCTATGGATAGGGTTAGAAGGGCTAGAAGGGCCTTCCTCATTGTAAGCGAAAAAAGAATGTAGACTTTATAAAGAGCTTAAAACGGTGGGGCGTAGTTAAAGAGAAGGATAAATGTGTTTTGTGTGTCTATCAGTATCGACAACACGACAAACGGTAGTAATGAAAGCCACTTATACTTACTTACTTTTAATAGGTCGAAAAGTCCTGTATACCAGTAGACTCCGGTGAAAAATAGAAGTTTTACTGATATCAGCATTAGTAACGCTAAGATAAACGAGATGTGGCCTTCATAATAATAATAGAACCAGATAAAGTAGTTCTCTTCAAAGATTGCGTTCTCTTTCAACCAATATATTGCAGATATTATGACGTCATAAACATTTAGTAGGATGAAGAGAATCCATACTATTTTAAGGATTCTCATCAACATCACCTAACTAACGCAGATATTATGTTTTTTGCAAACATGGTCTAAGAGTGCGTCAGTCTTTGCAAACTCCTTACCGCACACCGGGCAAGTCTTTGCGTGTTCCGTATAACGGATGTGTTGTTTCAGACTAACTGAGGAACTAAGGGGCATCAAACAGAGGGGATAAACGTAAGGCGAGACTGCTTTACTCGTCAGTAACTTATAGAGATAAATAATAAGAAATTCCCGCCGGGCGTATATTATCTAATTCGCAAAAATGGGCGTATGATATTGGTCGTGAAGAAAATTTGAATTTTTTATATTAATGAGAAATTTTGCCTTCCACTTTCAATTCGTCGCGTTTTTACGGCAAAAATTTACGGGTTGTCAATACTTATAAACATGTTTTTGGCAACCATAATACTCGAGGCGAAATGATAGAAAAACAACGTAGATATAAATTCGACGATTATCTCTTGAGGGAAAGAAAAGGTCGGTATTATGTTTACAAGCTAGAGTATGAAAACGGTGACACAAAGGAAACTTACGTTGGTCCTTTAGCGGACGTTGCTGAAAAGCATATTAAATTGAAAGATGAAATTGGGGGTGTGGGGTACCCCCACAAAGCCGCGGCCGGGATTTGAACCCGGGACCTCTGCCTTACCAGGGCTAAATAAGGAGGCCGAACGTCGTAAAATATCGTTAGTTGCCAATTTACGTCAGTATGCGACGGAAGGCAACTTAAACGCCTTCCGTGAATATCTCTTAAATGAGAAGAAGCTCGATGAGACTACAGTGCAAACACGTTTGCTTTATTTAAAGCCGGGGAAGAAAATAGTTTTCAATAATCAAAGCGTTAAGTCGTACCGTGCGTTCGCAAAGTTCTTAGCGTTACGCGGCTTAATAAGCGAAAATTTCGCAAACGAAATATTGAAAGAGTTGAAGAGTGTAAGGACGCAAAGCGATTTAAGAGTCCCAACATTAGACGATGTAAAACGTACACTGCATTTAGCGAAAGAATATAGTGAAAACGTTTATTTCGTTTATCGTATCGCTCTGGAAAGCGGAAGTAGGCTTTCCGAGATTTTATGCGTACTTAAAGACCCGAGTCAAGACGTTTGTGATTCCGGGATCTGTTATTATCCCCTGGCATGGCAACGCGGATATAAGGGCGTTTTCTACGTCTTCCATATAACGCCGTTACGCAAAGTCGACATTACGAGATACGCTATAGCTGATTTCGAAAGGCGTCGAGACGCGATAGCGATAAAATACTTCCGCAAATTCGTCGCAACGAAGATGGCCGAACTTTCGATACCTCTCGACATTATCGATTTTATCCAGGGTAGAAAGCCTACCCGCGTATTAACTCAACACTACGTTTCACTTTTCGGCATAGCGAAAGAACATTACCGCAAATATGCAGAGTGGTTGTCCAAAATGGAACATATGGCGTAAGATTTTGATGGGTTTAAGGTGGTTGTAGGATCCCCGTCACCACCTCTTTCTTTATGCCTACCCCACGGGAGCCACACGTGCTTTTTGCCTATATGGTCTAATAGGCCATCAGTGTTTGCAAACGTTTTCCCGCAATACCTACACGTCTTCTCTTTTTCCTCATACCTTAAATGCATAATGAAAGCCTGGTATGTTTCGAAAGGAGTTAAGCAAATAGGACAGACCCATTTATACACCGCCCTGAGTGAAACGTAAAGCATTAAGTCGTTACTCACGGGCGTGAACTGGTTCTCTATAGCACTCTTTAGAAACTCTAGAAATCTTTTCCTTAAATTCTCCTATTTCCTCCGGTCTAGAAAAGAGGTTGTGTATATAAGAAATGCAAGAAACTGAAGGAGAAGAACAAACCTTGTTAAGCTCATCCCTAAAGTTTTCTATTTCTCCTATTTCATCAAGCATTAAAGGAGATAAAACTTCGTGAAGCCTTATAGTAGAATCCCTTAATTGGAGGCATTCTTGTACAGACGACTCTTTCTTCATCTCATCTATTTGAGTTTTCAAAAGCTCCGTCTGCTTTCTGTAGTAATAGATTGTCCATACTAGGGCTACTGTAGAGACTACAGAGCTCAAGCCAGAAGCTGTGCTTATAACTTGCTGGAGAAATGCCATAGCTTAAGTTTAAGATTTATCAAGAATAAAGTTAATGATGGAATCAAGAATAAAGGAGTACTTACAGAGTGAAGATAAGGAATTAAAGCACGAAGCTTGGAATTATGTTGAGGCTCATTATAAAGAACTTGGCAAAGATTTTATTATAGAAATGTTAAAATTTCCAGACACAGGAACTAGGTATAGAGTCTGGAATTTCGTAAAGAAATTGGTGGAAGAGAAGTTTTTAACAGTTGAAGAATGTAAAGCCCTTTCCCCTTACTTTTTAGAAATGTTAAAAGATAATAACGTCGTAGTAAGAGCCTTAAGTTGGTACGTAACTTTAATTCCGTTAATAGACATCGGAATAATTGATAAGGAGAAAGTTGTTAAGGAATATTCTAGAATATTGAGGGACTTAAATAGCTTGAAGGTTAATGATGCGCGTTTTAAGAATTACGAAGAGTTCGTGGAGGACGTTTATTCCTCGATCTGCAATATTCCTTACTCCTCGTCCAAGGGCGAATGCGAACTTTTAGAAGAGATTGAAAGAATGAAGAACGAATATTCTGAAATTATTAAGTTGACCGACGTACCACTAATTAATGATATAAAAGGTAATATAATGAAGGAGATCGAACTCGGCAAGGAAGTCGGCAAGCTGGGCATTGACGATTTATTTGATGTCGTGGATAAGTTCTCTTTCATAATAGACGGCAAATGCGGAGATAAAACTTGTAAGGACGTTTTCCCACTAAGAGACGTGATAGAAGGGAAGATTAACCCATTGAAGGAAATGATAGAGAATCCAAAGGAATTTTGTAAAAAGTACGGTCTGGAATTGGGATGTGACGAATATAAACCTCTTTTAGTAAAAATAAGGGAAGTAGTAGAGGATGATGAGGAGTCAAAGGTGTTTTATTCAATACTCTACTTGAACTGGATATCTAATCAATTTAAGACAATGGTTAATACAATTCAATTGCCTTCTGAGATTGATATAAAAGTAAGGATGAAAGCTGAGCTTGAGAGAATAACTTGCATTTCGAGTTAGAAAACCTTAATACTCTACTCGATGGCAAATTAATAGATGATGAACACCAACCTCCAGAAGAGTGAAGAAGGCTAGATTGTCTGAGCAGTTAATGTACTTACTTCTT is a genomic window containing:
- a CDS encoding alpha-ketoacid dehydrogenase subunit beta, with the protein product MLGEDVTYWGAVFGFTMGLFEKFDRKRVFDTPIAEQTFMGMAVGAAAAGLHPVVSLMFVDFLGAGFDQMYNHMAKNYYMSGGQFPMPVTIITAIGGGYGDSSQHSQVLYSLFAHLPGFKVVVPSTPYDAKGLVTKALRDPNPIVVFGHKLLTGLPFLPFEGTEEEVPDEPYEVEFGKAALRREGNDLTIISAGLMVHRSLRAAEMLQQDGISAEVIDLRTLIPLDEETIVKSAKKTGRVLIVDEDYMSYGMTGEVAFRIQAKALKDLKVPIGRLAVPDVPIPFSEPLENAVIPSIKRIYNEARKLYQGS
- a CDS encoding AbrB/MazE/SpoVT family DNA-binding domain-containing protein, whose translation is MGKQVLSYEYILRVDEKGRIMIPKEVRDKLKIFNSVRLIVNESGEIIIKKMERNIEKYAGYFRVDWSKLAGMDIDKILDEALRERSEKWLRDILT
- a CDS encoding DedA family protein; translation: MIYVFKGLSGYIILFLLMIGEGLGLPLPSEVIMPLVGYYSYLGSISLYIAIIVGTLGSLVGSIIAYVIGYNLGLPFLKRYGKYILIDEGKIEALHNWFLRYGDIAVFGFRFVPGLRALISYPAGIGQMKIPKFLGFTFLGHTIWDIVLSLVGYELANQINFVVTLAEKFGNYILIVVVIIIVIYILVRVLRNRQ
- a CDS encoding mechanosensitive ion channel domain-containing protein — encoded protein: MAKSTTTKVGSAIGRTIVYIILYVTVSAIVKFLIEVLLPSVHLNAVSYESYIQILLALAFGYLIVSGISLIFYYSLLPKYGHPTATAVRNVMRIIGIGALVAAIAGAVAGGAAGVALGGFIGIVIGFASQQVLGQAVAGMFLLIARPFKINDNVNLVGEDGIVEDVSTLFTTVIKSDGTKVLIPNNAIIGNKIYLKPVQQQQKSS
- a CDS encoding ATP-binding protein; the protein is MNDEELLKIMSEWNFWGKEKPKVGIERECYVERIIKLLNSVKVIAISGVRRAGKSFIVREVLNRLINNGVNPEDTLIIRLDDERLLNLNYELLLKIYNLYLTYVKKDKSKPTYLVLDEAQEVEGWERFVRGLEERCEAKIVVTGSSAKLLSSEFTTLLSGRHVEVRVTPLSFLEVLEFKGIKIKGVLELAENIDRIGKELVEVMNYGGFPDVVLNPEVRAELVHSYFDTIIVKDVVNRYKLRREDKIRTLAKFYVSSSASKITYNSVSKFLKIPVKTVERYSEYLEKSFLVFFLKNYSISPKAVENSPRKVYVIDNGFLKYFSTASLGRIFETLIVQHLYRYAVRRFYELYYWSSEDSEIDVILKSGKKILPIQITYELNDENEERELKSLKKFKKYANYDNSLVITFEQEIEIEGIKVLPAYKFLLNLEDLLDSLIS
- a CDS encoding IS110 family RNA-guided transposase, yielding MVGSISEAKSSVSGVTDPYCRTEHCGKIHPYRCDKEVGVLGIDVSKDNLITSRGGKYENNLKGYEKILDMKPCTIVLEPTGVYSIKPSQYFKEKGIRVLQVSPNVLSREKDFREKKTDFYDAEKLENMVDKAKEYEYNVLRELVTLYLFLKDMEVKQKNRLKRALFLVSDNDKINKERLERLASGDFAQEVLYQLEYTPIVLEEVKILAKALFETQEKLKEVKEMIESQVPEDHVLLTIPGVGKLAAGIIIGVVGDIRRFPKPESFVAYCGLDPVVERSGKAVVSKGISRRGNKYLRSLFYFLAQMNCSKNPTLLRFYESHKDKLHGRKLYTALARKLAKVVWSVWYNNKPYEPK
- a CDS encoding C2H2-type zinc finger protein, which gives rise to MPLSSSVSLKQHIRYTEHAKTCPVCGKEFAKTDALLDHVCKKHNICVS
- a CDS encoding putative integrase encodes the protein MIEKQRRYKFDDYLLRERKGRYYVYKLEYENGDTKETYVGPLADVAEKHIKLKDEIGGVGYPHKAAAGI